The proteins below are encoded in one region of Synchiropus splendidus isolate RoL2022-P1 chromosome 13, RoL_Sspl_1.0, whole genome shotgun sequence:
- the LOC128769135 gene encoding myosin-7-like isoform X1 — translation MGDAAMAEFGPAAPYLRKSDKERLEAQTRPFDMKKECFVPDPEVEYVKASVTTRDGDKVTVQTEYGKTVTVKDCDVHPQNPPKFDKIEDMAMFTFLHEPAVLFNLKERYAAWMIYTYSGLFCVTVNPYKWLPVYNQEVVVAYRGKKRSEAPPHIFSISDNAYQYMLADRENQSILITGESGAGKTVNTKRVIQYFASIAAVPSGGKKDNVVEKKGTLEDQIIQANPALEAFGNAKTIRNDNSSRFGKFIRIHFDNRGKLASADIETYLLEKSRVTYQLKAERDYHIFYQILSQQKPELLEMLLITNNPYDYAFISQGETTVASINDADELIATDDAFDVLGFTQEEKNSIYKLTGAIMHYGNMKFKQKQREEQAEADGTEDADKVAYLMGLNSADLIKGLCHPRVKVGNEWVTKGQNVAQVYYAIGALSKSVYEKMFLWMVVRINQSLDTKQPRQYFIGVLDIAGFEIFDFNTFEQLCINFTNEKLQQFFNHHMFVLEQEEYKKEGIEWEFIDFGMDLQACIDLIEKPMGIMSILEEECMFPKASDATFKAKLYDNHLGKSGNFQKPRIVKGKPEAHFSLVHYAGTVDYNINNWLVKNKDPLNETVVGLFQKSNLKLLAILFAGYAGSDSAQESGGKGKGGGSKKKGSSFQTVSALHRENLNKLMTNLRSTHPHFVRCIIPNETKTPGAMENPLVMHQLRCNGVLEGIRICRKGFPNRILYGDFKQRYRILNPNAIPEGQFIDNKKAAEKLLGSLDIDHNQYKLGHTKVFFKAGLLGQLEEMRDDRLALIITGIQARSRGLLARIEFQKIVERRDALLVIQWNIRAFMGVKNWPWMKMYFKIKPLLKSAETEKEMANMKEEFAKLKEAFAKSEARKKELEEKMVTLLQEKNDLQLQVQAEQDNLGDAEERCEGLIKSKIQLEAKIKELTERLEDEEEMNAELTAKKRKLEDECSELKKDIDDLELTLAKVEKEKHATENKVKNLTEEMAALDEIIAKLTKEKKALQEAHQQTLDDLQSEEDKVNTLTKAKTKLEQQVDDLEGSLEQEKKVRMDLERAKRKLEGDLKLAHESVMDLENDKQQLEERLKKKDFEISQLNGKIEDEQVMSAQLQKKLKELQARIEELEEELEAERAARAKVEKQRADLARELEEISERLEEAGGATSAQIEMNKKREAEFQKLRRDLEEATLQHESTAATLRKKQADSVADLGEQIDNLQRVKQKLEKEKSELRLELDDVVSNMEHVVKSKNNLEKMCRSLEDQMNEYKTKAEEGQRTINDFSMQKAKLQTENGELARQLEEKDSLVSQLTRGKQSYTQQIEDIKRQLEEEVKAKNALAHAVQSARHDCDLLREQYEEEQEAKCELQRGMSKANSEVAQWRTKYETDAIQRTEELEEAKKKLALRLQEAEEAVEAVNAKCSSLEKTKHRLQNEIEDLMVDVERSNAAAAALDKKQRNFDKILAEWKQKYEESQTELEGSQKDARSLSTELFKLKNSYEESLEHLETLKRENKNLQEEISDLTEQIGEGGKSIHELEKIRKQLEQEKSEIQTALEEAEASLEHEEGKILRAQLEFNQVKADMERKIAEKDEEMEQSKRNQQRVVDTLQSSLEAETRSRNEALRLKKKMEGDLNEMEIQLSQANRQAAEAQKQLKSVHAHLKDSQLQLDESIRANDDLKENTAMVERRNNLLQAEVEELRSALEQNERSRKLAEQELLDVSERVQLLHSQNTSLLNQKKKLEADVSQLQTEVEDAVQECRNAEEKAKKAITDAAMMAEELKKEQDTSAHLERMKKNMEQTIKDLQHRLDEAEQIAMKGGKKQLQKLEARIKELENELEGEQRKSSDAVKGIRKYERRIKELTYQTEEDRKNLARLQDLVDKLQLKVKSYKRSAEEAEEQANSNLTKFRKLQHELDEAEERADIAESQVNKLRAKSRDIGSKVSYPCMLEMFLTADGTLFTINVALFFQKGHDEE, via the exons ATGGGTGACGCAGCAATGGCAGAGTTTGGGCCAGCTGCCCCATATCTGAGGAAGTCGGACAAGGAGCGTCTCGAAGCCCAGACGCGTCCATTTGACATGAAAAAGGAATGTTTTGTTCCAGACCCTGAGGTGGAATATGTCAAGGCATCTGTTACCACTCGAGACGGCGACAAAGTCACTGTTCAGACCGAGTATGGGAAG ACAGTGACTGTCAAGGACTGTGACGTTCACCCCCAAAACCCGCCCAAGTTTGATAAAATTGAAGACATGGCCATGTTTACATTCCTCCATGAGCCCGCTGTGCTGTTTAACCTCAAAGAGCGTTACGCCGCATGGATGATCTAT ACCTATTCTGGGCTTTTCTGTGTGACTGTCAACCCCTACAAGTGGCTGCCAGTCTACAACCAAGAGGTGGTCGTCGCCTAcagaggaaagaagaggagtgaagctcctcctcacatcttctccatctctgacAACGCCTACCAGTACATGCTGGCAG ACAGGGAAAACCAATCCATCTTAATCAC TGGAGAATCCGGTGCTGGAAAGACTGTCAACACCAAGCGTGTCATTCAATACTTTGCCAGCATCGCTGCGGTTCCCAGCGGAGGAAAGAAAGACAATGTTGTCGAGAAAAAG GGTACCCTGGAAGATCAAATCATCCAGGCCAACCCTGCCCTGGAGGCTTTTGGCAACGCCAAGACCATCAGGAATGACAACTCCTCAAGATTT GGCAAATTCATCAGAATCCACTTTGACAACCGAGGAAAGCTTGCCTCTGCTGACATTGAGACCT ACCTCCTGGAAAAGTCTCGGGTGACCTACCAGCTCAAGGCTGAGAGAGACTACCACATTTTCTACCAGATATTGTCCCAACAAAAGCCTGAACTTCTAG AgatgttgttgatcacaaacaaCCCCTACGACTACGCCTTCATCTCCCAAGGAGAGACAACAGTGGCTTCAATCAATGATGCAGATGAGTTGATAGCAACGGAT GATGCATTTGATGTGTTGGGCTTTACTCAAGAGGAGAAAAACAGCATTTACAAGCTGACTGGTGCCATCATGCACTATGGTAACATGAAGTTCAAGCagaagcagagggaggagcaGGCTGAGGCTGATGGCACTGAGG ATGCTGACAAAGTCGCATATCTGATGGGCCTGAATTCCGCAGACCTCATCAAAGGTCTCTGTCACCCAAGAGTCAAAGTAGGAAATGAATGGGTCACAAAAGGACAGAATGTTGCTCAG GTTTACTATGCAATCGGTGCACTGTCCAAGTCAGTGTACGAGAAGATGTTTCTATGGATGGTGGTTCGTATTAACCAATCGCTAGACACCAAACAACCTCGCCAATACTTCATTGGAGTACTGGACATTGCCGGATTTGAGATCTTCGAT TTCAACACCTTCGAGCAGCTGTGCATCAACTTCACTAATGAAAAACTGCAACAGTTTTTCAACCACCACATGTttgtgctggagcaggaagagtACAAGAAAGAGGGAATTGAATGGGAATTTATTGACTTTGGCATGGATTTGCAGGCCTGTATTGACCTCATTGAgaag cccaTGGGTATCATGTCCATCCTTGAAGAGGAGTGCATGTTCCCAAAAGCCAGTGATGCCACTTTCAAAGCAAAGCTCTACGACAACCATCTGGGGAAATCTGGAAACTTCCAGAAACCTAGAATTGTAAAAGGAAAACCAGAGGCTCATTTCTCTCTTGTTCACTATGCTGGCACTGTTGATTACAACATCAACAACTGGCTGGTGAAGAACAAGGATCCTCTGAACGAGACGGTTGTTGGACTTTTCCAGAAGTCAAACCTGAAACTCCTAGCTATACTTTTTGCAGGGTACGCAGGATCTGATTCAG CCCAAGAGTCTGGAGGAAAGGGTAAAGGGGGTGGAAGCAAGAAGAAAGGCTCATCCTTCCAAACAGTATCAGCTTTGCACAGG GAGAACCTGAACAAGCTGATGACCAACTTGAGGTCAACTCACCCTCACTTTGTCCGCTGCATCATCCCCAATGAGACCAAGACTCCTGGGGCCATGGAGAACCCTCTGGTGATGCACCAGCTGCGCTGCAACGGTGTGCTGGAAGGCATCAGGATCTGCAGGAAGGGCTTCCCAAACAGGATCCTCTATGGAGATTTCAAACAGAG GTACCGCATATTAAACCCCAATGCCATCCCTGAGGGACAATTTATTGATAACAAAAAAGCAGCAGAGAAGTTACTAGGATCGCTAGATATAGATCACAACCAGTACAAGCTGGGACACACCAAG gtGTTCTTCAAAGCTGGGCTGCTGGGACAGCTAGAAGAGATGCGAGACGATAGATTAGCACTTATCATCACAGGCATCCAAGCCCGGTCAAGAGGTCTACTAGCAAGAATTGAATTCCAGAAGATTGTTGAAAGAAG GGACGCACTACTTGTGATCCAGTGGAACATCCGAGCTTTCATGGGGGTCAAAAATTGGCCCTGGATGAAGATGTACTTCAAAATCAAACCTTTATTGAAGTCTGCAGAAACTGAAAAGGAAATGGCAAACATGAAAGAAGAGTTTGCAAAGCTTAAAGAAGCTTTTGCAAAATCAGAAGCCAGAAAAAAGGAACTGGAAGAAAAAATGGTCACACTTCTCCAAGAGAAGAACGACCTGCAGCTCCAAGTTCAAGCT GAACAAGATAATCTTGGGGATGCAGAGGAGAGATGTGAAGGTCTGATCAAGAGCAAAATACAGCTGGAGGCCAAAATTAAAGAGCTCACTGAGAgactggaggatgaagaagaaatgaatgcagagctgACCGCAAAAAAGAGAAAGCTGGAGGATGAATGTTCTGAGCTAAAGAAGGACATTGATGATTTGGAGTTAACTTTGGCAAAAGTGGAAAAAGAGAAGCATGCCACTGAGAATAAG GTTAAAAACCTGACTGAGGAGATGGCAGCTCTGGATGAGATCATTGCCAAGCTGACCAAGGAGAAGAAAGCATTACAGGAAGCCCACCAGCAAACACTGGATGACCTGCAGAGTGAAGAAGACAAAGTCAACACTCTGACCAAGGCCAAGACCAAGCTGGAACAGCAAGTCGATGAT CTGGAAGGATCCCTTGAGCAAGAGAAAAAAGTGAGGATGGATCTTGAAAGGGCAAAGAGAAAGCTTGAAGGCGACTTGAAACTGGCTCATGAAAGTGTCATGGACCTGgaaaatgacaaacagcagctgGAAGAGAGGCTGAAGAA GAAAGATTTCGAAATCAGCCAACTAAATGGTAAAATAGAAGATGAGCAGGTCATGAGTGCCCAGCTCCAGAAAAAGTTGAAGGAGTTGCAG GCTCGCAtcgaggagctggaggaagagctggaggcagAGCGAGCTGCCCGAGCCAAagtggagaagcagagagctGACTTGGCAAGGGAGCTTGAAGAGATCAGTGAGCGTCTGGAGGAGGCTGGCGGAGCAACATCTGCTCAGATTGAGATGAACAAGAAGAGGGAGGCCGAGTTCCAGAAGCTGCGCAGAGACCTCGAAGAGGCCACTCTGCAGCACGAGTCCACTGCTGCGACACTGAGGAAGAAACAGGCCGACAGTGTGGCGGACCTCGGAGAGCAGATCGATAACCTGCAGAGAGTCAAGCAGaaactggagaaggagaagagcgaGCTCCGACTGGAACTGGATGACGTGGTTTCCAACATGGAACATGTTGTGAAGTCAAAG AATAATTTGGAGAAAATGTGTCGTAGTCTGGAAGACCAGATGAACGAATATAAGACGAAAGCAGAAGAAGGGCAGCGCACCATCAATGACTTCTCCATGCAGAAGGCCAAACTGCAAACTGAAAATG GGGAGCTGGCtcggcagctggaggagaaggactCCCTGGTGTCCCAACTGACCAGAGGAAAACAATCCTACACTCAGCAGATCGAAGACATTAAAagacagctggaggaggaagtgaag GCCAAGAATGCACTAGCACATGCAGTTCAGTCGGCCCGTCATGACTGTGACCTGCTCAGAGAGCAGTACGAGGAAGAACAAGAAGCCAAATGTGAGCTGCAGCGTGGCATGTCCAAGGCTAACTCTGAGGTGGCTCAGTGGAGGACTAAGTATGAAACTGATGCTATCCAGAGGACCGAGGAACTGGAGGAAGCCAA AAAGAAGCTGGCCCTGCGTCTGCAGGAGGCTGAGGAGGCTGTCGAGGCAGTCAATGCTAAATGCTCTTCTCTGGAGAAGACCAAACACAGACTGCAGAATGAGATCGAAGATCTCATGGTCGATGTGGAGAGAtctaatgctgctgctgctgccctggACAAGAAGCAAAGAAACTTTGACAAG ATTTTGGCAGAATGGAAACAGAAGTATGAGGAGTCTCAGACAGAGTTAGAAGGATCACAGAAAGATGCAAGATCCCTCAGTACAGAgctttttaaacttaaaaactCTTATGAAGAATCCCTCGAACATCTGGAAACcctgaaaagagaaaataaaaacttacAAG AGGAAATATCTGACCTCACTGAACAAATTGGTGAGGGAGGAAAGAGCATCCATGAACTGGAGAAAATCCGGAAGCAGTTGGAGCAAGAGAAGTCGGAGATTCAAACGGCTCTGGAGGAGGCTGAG GCCTCGCTGGAGCATGAAGAAGGGAAAATCCTGAGAGCACAACTTGAGTTCAACCAAGTCAAAGCAGACATGGAGCGCAAAATTGCGGAGAAAGATGAAGAGATGGAGCAGTCAAAGAGGAATCAACAGAGAGTAGTAGATACCCTGCAGAGCTCTCTGGAGGCTGAGACTCGTAGCAGGAATGAGGCCCTTCgtttgaagaagaagatggaagGAGACCTGAATGAGATGGAGATCCAGTTGAGCCAAGCTAACAGGCAGGCAGCTGAGGCTCAAAAGCAACTGAAATCTGTTCATGCTCACCTGAAG GATTCTCAGCTTCAACTGGATGAGTCCATTCGGGCAAATGATGATCTGAAGGAGAACACTGCCATGGTTGAGAGACGCAACAACCTGCTTCAAGCGGAGGTTGAGGAGCTTCGCTCTGCTCTTGAGCAAAATGAGAGAAGCCGCAAACTTGCTGAACAAGAGCTGCTGGACGTCAGCGAAAGAGTGCAGCTACTGCACTCACAG AACACCAGTCTTCTGAATcaaaagaagaagctggaggctGATGTATCCCAGCTTCAGACTGAGGTTGAAGATGCAGTCCAGGAGTGTAGAAACGCAGAGGAGAAGGCCAAAAAGGCCATCACTGATGCTGCCATGATGgctgaggagctgaagaaagagcaGGACACCAGCGCTCACCTGGAGCGCATGAAGAAGAACATGGAGCAAACCATCAAAGACCTGCAGCACCGTCTGGACGAAGCTGAGCAGATCGCCATGAAGGGAGGAAAGAAGCAGCTCCAGAAGCTCGAGGCCAGG ATCAAGGAACTAGAAAACGAACTTGAGGGTGAACAAAGGAAGTCAAGTGATGCTGTAAAGGGGATAAGAAAATACGAGAGAAGAATTAAGGAGCTGACTTACCAG ACAGAAGAGGATCGGAAGAATCTTGCCCGTCTGCAAGATCTGGTTGACAAGCTACAGCTAAAAGTCAAATCCTATAAGAGATCTGCAGAGGAGGCT GAGGAGCAAGCGAACAGCAACCTGACCAAGTTCCGCAAGCTTCAACATGAGCTTGATGAAGCTGAAGAGCGAGCAGACATTGCTGAGTCGCAGGTCAACAAGCTGCGGGCCAAGAGTCGCGACATCGGGTCGAAGGTCAGTTATCCATGTATGCTGGAAATGTTTCTGACAGCCGATGGGACACTGTTCACTATCAACGTTGCACTCTTCTTTCAGAAAGGACATGATGAGGAGTAG